A window of Clupea harengus unplaced genomic scaffold, Ch_v2.0.2, whole genome shotgun sequence genomic DNA:
tatgtatctgatattaaacttcctctctatccttatatcagtatgatagacacacgcacaaaacagaCATGGTAAATAAATACTCCCCTATGCATAGAGTATTAACAAGCTTAGACAGAATGGAAGCttccttcagtttaccagccacccccatcttcactctccttcccatcacatttcagttcacacccacccctactacactcctttgtggagtttctgcaggctgaggtatggccatgcccacctgaAGACTATCAGAGGTGTAAACGGTTCTCATTGACCTGTAATTCCTGCCCATAACCCTCTGTCATGCTAATTTGCATTTCAAAAGCTCCTGCACCcgattggctaggtttgaatccaggaagataataggtcaggcagaagaagcattatattaaccccacagcgtggagtcagattaataaACTCACCTTTTAAAGGCGGGCACTGTGATGCTCTGGAAGCATACTGTAAGTGTAAGTATACCAAGGATAGTTTgaccaagtttttttttccaaaacagaactgaagtcttaaatgtctggatttactgaaccaagtcaactgcccacttcagtgaagccggagataaaagaagaagagtttgatgatttcctacaagagtatctgtctacatgtaagacagtggaagaaaagcatGGAATGGATtgtgaatgcaagactgaaatgaacacGTCACCTATCATGACTTTGAAAGAAGtaaagtattcaccaatggaaatcaaagttgaagaagaatttgatttaagGAAATATAAtgactttgactcttcacctacaagtaagttgcttgtttattgtaatgtgttatttatatatatatacaatacttgtattttagagaatggctaacttgtgcttcacactatgagacctattgagagaacagagaactgtgaataccttacttatgggataCTACCTGTAGTCTGCTGCAttcaaaggagagaaagtgtctgtaatCATTTGTTCTGAAGCTctgttatttatgtgtgtgtatctctgtttatatttacatttaggctcttggtagacacttttatccaaagtcaaTTCCAAGTGATATACATTTCTAACAAATAACcaatatatcaaaatacatatcaaatatatgtgccagtattgtagaaattgcaaaccagaaagaggagaagagagaatatattgtttcatttttttcttcttaaaatattacaggagacattcaaaggatccaatctaacaagagTTGGAattctgaggaaaaaagaaacaaagagagtccCAATTCCTCACACCTAACCGAGCAGatgatgacacatactggaaaaAAGCCACAcgagtgttctcagtgtggaaaggtctttagtcacatgtctactctcaagagacaccatAGGATCCATACTGGGAAAAAGCCGTAtaagtgttctcagtgtgggaaggcctttgGTCATATATCTCAATtcaagatacaccagaggatccatactggtgaaaagccacatgagtgttctcagtgtggaaactcCTTTAAGGACACTTCTagcctcaagagacaccagaggatccatactggtgaaaagccgtatcagtgttctcagtgtggaaaggcctttagtcacatgtcttctctcaagacacaccagaggatccatactggggaaaagctgtATCAGTGCACTACTTGTGGGATGAGTTTCAAGAGGAAATCATGTCTCACCacccatcagatcacacactcGGGAGAAAATCCACATCACTGTTCAGagtgtgggaaggtctttagccacatgtctgctctcaaggtacaccagaggatccatactggggaaaagccgtatcagtgttctcagtgtgggaaggcATTTAGTACAAATgatcatctcaagacacaccagaggacccaTAATGGTGAAAAGCcgtatcattgttctcagtgtggaaaggcctttagtgcAATTAATCATttaaagacacaccagaggatccatactggggaaaagccgtatcagtgtcctcagtgtggaaaggcctttagtatAATAGgtaatctcaagagacaccagactATCCACAGTtctgatgtgctgccctgataaTACTTGACAAAGTATAATTACTTTAAATGTCTTTGGTTAGATTACTTTCAAACAACATGTGATGTACATTGTTGTGTTGtccaataaagaaactggttgTCATTAACTTCTTTTATTGTCAACTCTGTTTGTCTAACATACATGTGACCTATCTCTGTACTTTCGCGGTCTCCTCTCCTGGCTTCCGTAGTTCGCGTTTCCTTAACTATACTACATATTCCTCCCTTTGTAGATTTATTCTATCTtcatcaaatacattttaaatctaTCCTGGTTGTAGCAGCAATTTCTAATTGCCTACCACGGGTGGCTGAGATGGATTTGGTTCTGACGCGTGTATGAAAGATGAGAAGTAGAGGTGAGTCCAGTTGATCCCTTTGACCGTTTATTGTagaatggtggataacaagttgttggaaataaaataaaagatattaaaCTAAAGAGTCTTTCGTAAAGCACATGGTTCCTTTGCACACGTCATggcacacggtcaaaaaactgttgccttcctcagccacgccagatgctctggctgctggattttaaggcctttcccccttgggctccaccttcagcctctcaggtaaagttcaggtgtcctctagatggggtaaaaacacctacggccatagtgtcactcattcattcttacacactcacacttgcacatactaataaagagagataacatAAGAATCAACATAAAGGTTAATTTGGCTCCTACATACCGGCCCTAATTTGTTTGTAGAGGCAAagacaattatttacattacaaaGGAGCCATTTCTATTCGCAGTTTAGGTATTTTCAATCATTAGGCAATCTTATAATGATCTCAAATATAAACTCAAAGTGAATAAATTCACTTATCTTGAACTCTTTCGGCGTTCATGGTTTTACCTTACAGTCATCACCCTCGAGCAGTAAACAGATTTTGGACACTGGCCTCTCCAGTACACTCGTCCTAGTTTGCAGCTTCACTACACGGACATGGCCTCTGGCATCAGGCTTGGCCTCTAAGACTCTTCCCAGTAGCCAGGAGCTGCGAAGACGTTGTTATCTGCTATTAGTACAATGTCGCCTGGGACGAAGTTTCTTCTGGTTCTTGACCACTTTTGTCTTTCCTGGAGGAGAGGGGTATTCTAGCAGCCATCTCTTCCAGAATAGCTCGGCTATATACTGGACCTGTCTCCAGCGTCTTCTGTGGTAAAGGtcagaacttgaaaagactccGGGCAGAAGTGGTTTTCTGTACAGAAGTATGTGATTTGGAGTTAGGGCTTCTAAATCTTGTGGGTCATCAGATACTTTTGTTATAGGCCGGCTGTTGAGAATTGCCTCAACTTCACAGAAAACAGTGTTAGGCCTTCATCATCTAAAGTTTGCTGCTTCAATACTGAACATAGGACATGCCTTACCATTCGGATGAGGCGTTCCCAGAACCCACCATGGTGAGAGGCAGTGGGGGATTGAAGCTCCACTGAACTCCCTCCTTCCTTAGAGTTTGTTGGATCTTTCTGTGTTCCATGGCTTGAAGTgcttctctcagctctctctctgccctacAAGGTTAGTGCCATGATCGGATCTCATGTGTTGTGCTGGGCCTCTTcgacacaaaaacgtctgatGGCATTGATGCACGAGTCTGTGGTTAAAGAACAGGCCACCTCCAGATGTACTGCTCGGCTGGTCATGCAGGTAAAGATGACGCCATACCTTTTCAGCATGCTCCTGCCCCTTCTCACCTCAAAGGGCCGAATAGTCAAGACCAACGTTCGTGAATGGTGGCAAGTCTGTGACAAGTCTTTCACCTGGCAGATCAGCCATCTTTGTTCACCAGgttttcctctgtttttctgcaagtcacacagtgagagagaacctTCCGTGCAGCAGTGTTTGCATTTACAATCCAGTATGTTTTTCGTACCTGGGATAGCATATGGTTCCTTCCTCCATGTCCAGTTTGAGCATGGATGTGGCGCAGGATCAGAGTGGACACGTGGTGGTCTTTGGCCAGAATGGCAGGGTGTTTCCTTTCCTCTGGCATTGCTGATCTCCTCAGACGCCCACCCACTCTGAGAATGCCACCATCCAGCATCGGATCCAGTCTGTAGATGCTGCTGCCTTTTCTCACACAGGATGCTCCCTCTTGCAGCATGCTGATTTCCTGTGGGAAACTTTGTCTCTGCACATAGGTAAGTATTGCATTTTCTGCTCCTTTTAGATCTTCAACTGTTATTGATTCTTTCATGCTAATCTTGACAgaccttgtgtttattctggtTGCCCTTTGATACTTACAGTCGTCCTTTGAGTCCTTTCTTTTCTGCACCAAGTGCCTCAATGCATCCTTCACTTCATTATCCATGCAACAGCTACTCTCAACTTCAGCCAATCTGAAAAGTAATTGAGTAACTTGTCTGTGGGCCTTTCCTCACATGTCTGCATGATGGAATTAACTGTTACAGATTTTCTGACCTCTGGTCATCCGTACAAAGCTGACTCCTGTCTATTGGTTCATTTGGCCAATCCTCTTCTGATGACCAG
This region includes:
- the LOC122132612 gene encoding zinc finger protein 239-like, which produces QCGKAFSHMSSLKTHQRIHTGEKLYQCTTCGMSFKRKSCLTTHQITHSGENPHHCSECGKVFSHMSALKVHQRIHTGEKPYQCSQCGKAFSTNDHLKTHQRTHNGEKPYHCSQCGKAFSAINHLKTHQRIHTGEKPYQCPQCGKAFSIIGNLKRHQTIHSSDVLP